From the Ignavibacteriales bacterium genome, the window TACGTCTTGCTCACAGAGAGATCCTGAGATCGGAATCGGACCGGTTGATAAGGTTGAAATTAGTGCGACTATAGATGATGGAATGGTGACCAAAGGAAAGCAGATATTTGAAACCAAATGTTTGTCCTGCCACAAGATTAATGAAAAATTTGTAGGCCCCGCGTTAATAGGTGTGACCAAAAGGCGGAAACCGGAATGGATAATGAATCAGATATTGAATCCGGAAGAGATGACTAAAAAGGATGAAGTCGCCAAAAGATTATTCCACGAATATAATATGACACAAATGACTTTCCAAAATGTAACACAAGATGACGCAAGAGCAATTCTCGAATATTTCAGAAAAAACGACAGTGAAAAATAAAGGAGAAAAATATCATGAAGAAATTTAATTATTTGTGGAGTTTTATCCTCCTGCTCGTAGCAGTAGGTGTGATATCTTTCGCAGTGAAAGGCTGTGGCGACGGGGGACAGGGTGATGTTACTTTGGTAAGTGACGCCGCCGACAGGGTATACGTAAAACCGGGTAGCTATGATGAGTTTTATGCTGTGGTATCAGGTGGATTCAGCGGACAGATGTCATTCTATGGTCTTCCTTCAGGGCGACTTTTCAAAGTTATTTCGGTTTTTTCCCAAAATCCGGAAACAGGCTATGGTTACACAGAAGAGACCAAAGCTATGCTGAACACTTCATTCGGATTCCAACCGTGGGATGACTCGCACCATTCTGAATTATCACAAACAGACGGTGTCCCCGACGGCAGATGGGTATTCATAAATGGAAATAATACCCCGCGTATCGCAAGGATCGATCTTAAGTCGTTTGAAACAGTTGAAATAATTGAGATCCCAAACAGTGGCGGAAACCACTCTTCGCCATTCATTACTAATAATACCGAATATGCTATCGCAGGAACACGTTTCAGTGTTCCGCTTGGCGACCAGGACCCGCCGATTGCCGATTACTCTAAAGAATTCAAAGGAACTCTTTCTTTTGTGAAAATAGATCCGCAAACAGGCAGGATGGGAATTGATTTCCAGATAGTAACTCCGCCGTTTAACTATGACCTTAGCCACTCAGGAAAAGGTCCGTCGCAGGATTGGTTCTTCTTCTCCTGCTATAATTCGGAGCTCGCACATACATTGCTTGAAATAAATGCCAGCCAGAAAGATAAAGACTTTATTCTTGCTATAAACTGGAAGAAAGCAATGCAGGTGAAACAGGAAGGCAAGACAAAACCAATGAGTGTAAAGTATGCTCATAATACATACGACGAAAGTACACAGTCAGCATCGACTGAAATGATGGAATCAGTGGATATGATGTATCCTGAAGACCTTGCCGGATCCATGTTCTACATCCCTTGCCCGAAATCACCGCACGGTGTGGATATTGATCCGACCGGTGAATACTTCGTTGGCGGTGGAAAACTTTCTACTATTATTCCAGTTTTCTCATTCAGCAAAATGATGACCGCAATTGAAAATAAAGATTACGAAGGTGATGTAGAGGGAATTCCTATCCTAAAATACGAATCAGTATTAGCTGGTGAAGTTAAAGATCCGGGACTTGGACCGTTGCACACGGAATTTGATAATGAAGGCAATGCATATACTTCAATGTTCGTTTCCTCTGAGGTTACAAAATGGAAAGTTTCTACTCAGGAAGTAATAGATAAGATCCCTGTTTATTATTCTATCGGTCACCTTATGGTACCCGGTGGCGATAGTAAGCAGCCATGGGGTAAATATCTCGTTGCATTGAATAAGATCACCAAGGACAGGTACCTCCCGACGGGTCCTGAACTCACTCAATCGGCTCAATTGATAGATATTACCGGTGATAAGATGAAATTATTAAGCGACTTCCCGACTGTGGGTGAGCCTCACTACGCACAGGGTATCCCAGCTGATATATTGACCAAAAACCAGATCAAAATATTTAAGATCGAAGAAAATAATAATCCCTATGCAACCAAGAGCGAAAAGGATGCAAGGGTTGTAAGGGAAGGAAATGTTGTCCATGTATATATGACAGCTATAAGATCTCACTTGACCCCGGATAATATAGAAGGTGTAAATGTCGGTGACGAAGTTTACTTCCACGTCACTAATTTAGAGCAGGATTGGGATGTTCCGCATGGGTTTACAATTAAGGGATCTAATACTGCAGAGATGCTGATAATGCCGGGACAGACGAGAACAATTAAGTGGGTGCCTGATGCGCAGGGAATATATCCGTTCTATTGCACGGACTTCTGCTCAGCTCTTCACCAGGAAATGTCAGGTTACCTGCGAGTAACACCAAAAGGTTCTGACGTACCGCTAAGTTTTAAAACAGGTTCCGGACAGGAACAGAAGTAAGGCTGATTACCTTGGGGGGTGCTAAACCCCCCGTTTTTTTGAGAATATTAATTAATGACGATGAAAAAGCAAACGCGTATAATATTGATTGTAATTTCACTGATGCTGATCGGCGCGTATTTTTTCCCGATATGGAAAATAGATCTTAAAGCTCCGCAATATCCCGAAGGATTGGGAATGAAGATATGGGTAAGCAAAATATCCGGCGACTTGAATACCATTAACGGATTGAATCACTATATTGGTATGAAAACCATACAGCCGGATTCTATATCGGAGCTAAAGGTAATGCCATTCGTTGTTGGCGGACTTATTGTTATTGGAGTTGTAGCCGGTGTTTCCGGGAAAAAGTGGATATTGTTTTCTTGGATAGTGCTTTTTGTTATTGCGGGTGCAGTCGGTTTATATGATTTTTATACGTGGGAATACGATTACGGGCATGACCTCAATCCAAGCGCGGCAATAAAGGTACCGGGGATGAGCTATCAGCCTCCGCTAATAGGCTCAAAAAAACTCCTGAATTTCTACGCGTCATCATTGCCGGATATTGGTGCTTATATATTTTTCGGTGTTGCTCTTATTGCGATTATACTTTTGATACTTGAAGTGAGAAAACCTAAAAAGTTGCTGAATGCCGAAACATAAAGTTATTTTTTGTTTTATAGCGTTGGTTCTATTAACCTCCTGTAATAGGGGACCTGAACCGTTAAACTTTGGAACGGATGAATGCAGTCATTGCAGGATGACTATAATGGATGAAAAATATGGTGCCGAGATTGTAACAGGGAAAGGTAAAGTTTATAAATATGATGCAATGGAGTGCCTTATAAATGGAGCAGTGGAAAATGGACTCGACAAAGATGGATCGAATACTATCTACGTGATAGACACATCCCAGCCCGGCAAACTGATTCCGGCATTAGGTGCTTACTACCTGATTTCCGAAGAGCTTCACAGCCCGATGGGTGCCGGTCTGTCTGCATTTGAGAGTGAAACATCTGCGCGGGAATACCGGAATAAATATGGAGGTGAGATTTATAATTTTGAACAGGTAAAAGAAATTATCCTTAAAAAGTGAAGAAGTTCGCCATAAATATTGCTCTCTTTTTATTTGTCATCTTATCCATGGCTCAAAATGCTATTGGCAGGGATGTAATTGTAGGTGAGAAAGAAAGATTCAAAAATATTAAGGAAGCAGTTGGATTTGCAAAGGACGGCGACCATATAATAATCAAGCAGGGTTACTATTGGGAATTCGGTATCGAGATTGAAAAACAGATTACTATTACAGGCAAAGGAAGCCCTGTTATTGACTGCATGTCAAAAGGAAGAGGCATTCTTATTAAAAGCGACAATGTTACAATATCTGGGCTTGTAATAAAGAACATTGCGACCAGTAATCTTGATGAACTTGCAGGGATAAAGATTTTCGAATCAAAGAACTGCATTATAGAAAACAACCGTCTGGAAAATAACTTCTTTGGCATCTACCTCGCTAATGCCTCGAACTGCGCAGTCAGAAATAACGAAATTATTGGTAATGCCCTTACAGAGAGTTCATCCGGTAATGGGATACATCTCTGGCGGTGTGATAATATCCTTGTTGAGAATAACTCTGTATCGGGTCACAGGGATGGTATATACTTTGAGTTTGCTGGAAATTCGAGGATAAGCGGTAATATGAGTTTCAAGAATTTACGTTATGGACTTCACTTCATGTTTTCTCACGGGAATGTTTACTCATACAATACTTTCAGAAATAATGGTGCAGGTGTAGCTGTGATGTATACTAATCATGTGGATATGTACAATAACCGCTTTGAGGACAACTGGGGGCATTCATCTTACGGATTATTATTAAAGGATATTAATGACAGCCGTATTCACGGTAATTACTTCGATAAAAATACCGTAGCTGTGTTTATGGAGGGCTCGAACAGGGTTAGTCTCATCGACAATGATTTTATGAGCAACGGGTGGGCGCTTAAAATAATGGGAAATTGCTACGACGACACAATTATGTCTAACAACTTTGTTGGAAATACTTTCGACGTTGCCACAAACAGTTCGCGAAGCACTAATTTTTTCTTTGGTAATTACTGGGATAAGTATTCCGGATACGACATGGATAAAGACGGGTTTGGTGATGTGCCGTTTAGACCTGTGAGCATATATTCTGTCATTACGGAAAAAATAC encodes:
- a CDS encoding nitrous oxide reductase family maturation protein NosD; its protein translation is MAQNAIGRDVIVGEKERFKNIKEAVGFAKDGDHIIIKQGYYWEFGIEIEKQITITGKGSPVIDCMSKGRGILIKSDNVTISGLVIKNIATSNLDELAGIKIFESKNCIIENNRLENNFFGIYLANASNCAVRNNEIIGNALTESSSGNGIHLWRCDNILVENNSVSGHRDGIYFEFAGNSRISGNMSFKNLRYGLHFMFSHGNVYSYNTFRNNGAGVAVMYTNHVDMYNNRFEDNWGHSSYGLLLKDINDSRIHGNYFDKNTVAVFMEGSNRVSLIDNDFMSNGWALKIMGNCYDDTIMSNNFVGNTFDVATNSSRSTNFFFGNYWDKYSGYDMDKDGFGDVPFRPVSIYSVITEKIPSGKILIRSFIMNILDAAERVFPVLIPESLIDEKPRIKRIQR
- a CDS encoding nitrous oxide reductase accessory protein NosL: MPKHKVIFCFIALVLLTSCNRGPEPLNFGTDECSHCRMTIMDEKYGAEIVTGKGKVYKYDAMECLINGAVENGLDKDGSNTIYVIDTSQPGKLIPALGAYYLISEELHSPMGAGLSAFESETSAREYRNKYGGEIYNFEQVKEIILKK
- a CDS encoding cytochrome c, with translation MKTTIQNKFIMVGFLGMLLLLLLFTSCSQRDPEIGIGPVDKVEISATIDDGMVTKGKQIFETKCLSCHKINEKFVGPALIGVTKRRKPEWIMNQILNPEEMTKKDEVAKRLFHEYNMTQMTFQNVTQDDARAILEYFRKNDSEK
- the nosZ gene encoding Sec-dependent nitrous-oxide reductase, yielding MKKFNYLWSFILLLVAVGVISFAVKGCGDGGQGDVTLVSDAADRVYVKPGSYDEFYAVVSGGFSGQMSFYGLPSGRLFKVISVFSQNPETGYGYTEETKAMLNTSFGFQPWDDSHHSELSQTDGVPDGRWVFINGNNTPRIARIDLKSFETVEIIEIPNSGGNHSSPFITNNTEYAIAGTRFSVPLGDQDPPIADYSKEFKGTLSFVKIDPQTGRMGIDFQIVTPPFNYDLSHSGKGPSQDWFFFSCYNSELAHTLLEINASQKDKDFILAINWKKAMQVKQEGKTKPMSVKYAHNTYDESTQSASTEMMESVDMMYPEDLAGSMFYIPCPKSPHGVDIDPTGEYFVGGGKLSTIIPVFSFSKMMTAIENKDYEGDVEGIPILKYESVLAGEVKDPGLGPLHTEFDNEGNAYTSMFVSSEVTKWKVSTQEVIDKIPVYYSIGHLMVPGGDSKQPWGKYLVALNKITKDRYLPTGPELTQSAQLIDITGDKMKLLSDFPTVGEPHYAQGIPADILTKNQIKIFKIEENNNPYATKSEKDARVVREGNVVHVYMTAIRSHLTPDNIEGVNVGDEVYFHVTNLEQDWDVPHGFTIKGSNTAEMLIMPGQTRTIKWVPDAQGIYPFYCTDFCSALHQEMSGYLRVTPKGSDVPLSFKTGSGQEQK